A single genomic interval of Oncorhynchus tshawytscha isolate Ot180627B linkage group LG15, Otsh_v2.0, whole genome shotgun sequence harbors:
- the LOC112214765 gene encoding nuclear factor 7, brain, producing MATFEMKSILKVSKLKLESSTQSHSIGAVRWNLPEEDLQAHSSAPTSPSKSCAPSTSRLRQHPRQNGLKNLRSLQECVRFINHWKEQVAEVCKSGSDAREGTSKGETPEELKDPRTERSLEESRKLILLWANELTSVDKELKKSPWVQERSEKVEEEEENRDGEEDPNEEVQQRIMEWAKELQSASESCGVQSDELGKVLRLLGLRKKRLVNLLPLLEFITWSLLKEDCKGVIAHLWLSAKQRTWKAGTARYIPNSVWNWMVSASADVTLDPMTNHSWLQLSDDHRKVQEGISESNLPFSPQRFDAWPGVLGWEGYASGRHYWEVEIANNGYWRVGLTTAGAKRHGRFPMSPQMGYWTLWRSTHQFYACTKPETPLPLGLVARRMGIYLDYEEGQISFYNAETKSHIYTFTDTFKEKLYPVFSPLDGRTLITVISPHKVSTF from the exons ATGGCAACTTTCGAAATGAAGAGCATTCTGAAGGTGTCGA AGCTGAAGTTGGAGAGCTCTACCCAGAGTCACTCCATCGGGGCGGTGCGATGGAACCTTCCTGAAGAAGACCTCCAGGCCCACAGCTCAGCCCCTACCAGTCCCTCCAAGAGCTGCGCCCCCTCCACAAGCCGCTTACGG CAACATCCTCGTCAAAACGGCCTGAAGAACCTGCGCAGCCTGCAGGAGTGTGTCCGCTTCATCAACCACTGGAAGGAGCAGGTGGCCGAAGTCTGTAAG AGTGGCAGTGATGCAAGGGAAGGCACCAGTAAAGGAGAGACCCCTGAGGAACTGAAAGACCCAAGAACAGAACGCAGTCTGGAGGAGAGCAGGAAACTCATTCTCCTGTGGGCCAATGAGCTCACAAGTGTCGACAAGGAGTTGAAGAAAAGCCCCTGGGTGCAGGAAAGAAgtgagaaggtggaggaggaggaagaaaacagggatggagaggaggatccTAACGAGGAAGTGCAGCAGAGGATCATGGAATGGGCCAAGGAGCTGCAGAGCGCCTCAGAG AGCTGTGGGGTGCAAAGCGATGAGCTTGGCAAGGTTCTGCGTCTGCTGGGCCTGAGGAAGAAGAGACTGGTCAACCTCCTGCCCTTACTGGAGTTCATTACCTGGTCACTGCTAAAGGAGGACTGCAAG GGTGTTATTGCTCATCTGTGGCTGTCAGCCAAGCAGCGCACCTGGAAGGCAGGCACTGCAAGATACATCCCTAACTCGGTGTGGAACTGGATGGTCAGTGCATCAG CTGACGTGACCCTTGACCCCATGACCAACCACTCATGGCTTCAGCTCTCCGACGACCACCGAAAGGTCCAGGAGGGCATATCCGAGTCCAACCTGCCCTTTAGTCCCCAGCGCTTTGACGCCTGGCCTGGCGTGTTGGGCTGGGAGGGATACGCCTCTGGACGCCACTACTGGGAGGTCGAAATAGCCAACAACGGCTACTGGCGGGTGGGCCTGACCACGGCGGGCGCCAAACGCCACGGCCGCTTCCCCATGAGCCCCCAGATGGGCTATTGGACCCTGTGGCGCAGCACCCACCAATTCTATGCCTGCACCAAGCCTGAGACGCCTCTGCCCCTGGGTCTGGTGGCCCGCCGGATGGGGATCTATCTAGACTATGAGGAAGGACAGATTTCCTTCTACAACGCGGAGACCAAGTCACACATCTATACATTTACAGACACCTTCAAGGAGAAGCTGTACCCGGTGTTTTCCCCACTGGACGGGCGCACACTCATCACCGTCATCTCGCCGCATAAGGTCTCTACGTTTTGA